One genomic region from Gopherus flavomarginatus isolate rGopFla2 chromosome 20, rGopFla2.mat.asm, whole genome shotgun sequence encodes:
- the NAXE gene encoding NAD(P)H-hydrate epimerase: MSGLRALLGLGLLVSSGSRLVAAGGGRCPVQRGPPAGIWGAAGAGGAGRGRSSSAMQNPGRSGVKYLSQEEAQAIDQELFSEYKFSVDQLMELAGLSCATAIAKAYPPSSFTKSPPAVLIVCGPGNNGGDGLVCARHLKMFGYEPSVHYPKRPGKALFEGLTTQCQKMDIPFLSEFPSEAMLIDELYGLVVDAIFGFSFKGAVREPFGSILRTLEQVTVPVASIDIPSGWDVEKGSPDGIQPDMLISLTAPKKAAQHFAGRYHFLGGRFVPMALQQKYSLNLPPYPETDCILQLP, from the exons ATGTCCGGGCTCAGGGCGCTGCTGGGGCTCGGCCTGCTGGTCTCTTCGGGCTCTCGGCTGGTGGCGGCGGGCGGGGGGCGCTGCCCGGTCCAGCGGGGGCCTCCTGCGGGGATCTGGGGCGCAGCGGGGGCCGGGGGCGCAGGCCGGGGGCGCAGCAGCAGCGCCATGCAGAACCCGGGGCGCAGCGGGGTCAAGTACCTCAG CCAGGAGGAAGCACAAGCCATCGATCAAGAGCTCTTCTCGGAGTACAAGTTCAGCGTCGACCAACTCATGGAGCTGGCGGGGCTGAGCTGTGCGACGGCCATTGCCAAG GCCTATCCACCCAGCTCCTTCACCAAAAGCCCGCCCGCGGTGCTGATCGTCTGTGGCCCGGGGAATAACGGAGGGGACGGCTTGGTCTGTGCCAGGCACCTGAAGATGTTT GGCTACGAGCCGAGCGTGCATTACCCCAAGCGGCCCGGCAAAGCTCTGTTTGAAGGATTGACAACTCAGTGCCAGAAGATGGACATTCCCTTTCTCTCGGAGTTCCCGTCAGAG GCTATGCTGATTGATGAGCTGTATGGCTTGGTGGTGGATGCTATTTTTGGATTCAGCTTCAAGGGAGCCGTGCGGGAACCTTTTGGCAGCATCCTCAGGACCTTGGAGCAAGTCACCGTCCCCGTCGCCAGCATCGATATCCCCTCCG GCTGGGACGTGGAGAAAGGCAGCCCCGACGGCATCCAGCCCGACATGCTCATTTCTCTCACTGCCCCCAAGAAGGCTGCGCAGCATTTTGCTGGCCGCTATCACTTCCTGGGGGGCAGGTTtgtgccaatggctctgcagcaAAAATACTCACTTAATCTGCCGCCCTACCCCGAGACTGACTGCATCCTGCAGTTACCCTAG
- the GPATCH4 gene encoding G patch domain-containing protein 4, producing MNGSPKNKTKGMKFAEQQLQRHGWKQGKGLGKQENGISEAIKVKVKCDTAGVGHDPAEQFTFHWWDHLFNKSAANISIEAGQDGVQMKKLSEQDGEISNKKPRKAPSARNMLYGRFVKAATLTAGGEEPTEQVSTSESSEDEEEKLDLSSARKLTDEELVRACGGRTAHKGARHGLTMSAKLARLEEQERAFLAKYGQEAAPRGGAPERQQEAAAGTSAPESSSPAERRQKAKKKKRKRSKERGGCAEEEERQARKRRKKKEEEEVVEGLESELQDSREQPEGRMDWDGPRERTKKQKKRKVQ from the exons ATGAACGGCTCTCCCAAGAATAAGACCAAGGGGATGAAGTTTGCAGAGCAGCAGTTACAGAGACACGGCTGGAAACAAG GCAAAGGGCTGGGGAAGCAAGAGAACGGCATCTCTGAAGCCATCAAGGTGAAAGTGAAATGCGACACAGCTGGG GTGGGTCACGACCCAGCAGAGCAGTTCACTTTCCATTGGTGGGATCACCTCTTCAACAAGTCGGCTGCGAACATCTCGATAGAGGCTGGGCAG GATGGTGTCCAAATGAAAAAGCTCTCTGAGCAGGATGGGGAGATCAGCAACAAGAAGCCCCGCAAAGCACCCAGTGCCAGGAACATGCTGTATGGCCGCTTTGTGAAG GCGGCCACGCTGACGGCAGGAGGGGAGGAGCCAACGGAGCAGGTTTCCACCTCTGAGAGCAGCGAGGACGAGGAGGAGAAACTGGACCTGTCTAGTGCTAGGAA gctgaCGGATGAGGAGCTGGTCCGAGCCTGCGGTGGCCGCACCGCGCACAA GGGAGCCCGTCATGGTCTGACCATGAGTGCCAAGCTGGCCCGGCTCGAGGAGCAAGAGCGAGCCTTCCTGGCTAAGTACGGCCAGGAGGCGGCTCCCAGAGGTGGCGCCCCAGAGCGTCAGCAGGAGGCAGCGGCAGGTACCTCGGCCCCGGAAAGCAGCAGCCCGGCTGAGAGGCGGCAGAAAGCCAAGAAGAAAAAGCGGAAGAGATCCAAAGAGAGGGGGGGTTGTgccgaggaggaggagaggcaggccaggaagaggaggaagaagaaagaggaggaggaagtggtggaGGGTTTGGAGAGCGAGTTGCAGGACTCAAGGGAGCAGCCCGAGGGGAGGATGGACTGGGACGGTCCCAGGGAAAGGACCAAAAAGCAGAAAAAGAGGAAGGTGCAGTGA